The candidate division WOR-3 bacterium DNA segment TATAAAACAATTTTAGATAAAATCAAAAATAAAAAAGCCGATGGCAAAGATTTACTCTGCCACCGGCTCTCCTTGTAGGAATTGGAATTACTCGATCTTAATCTCGGTCTCTAATTTTTTCTCGGGTTGTTTCTTCGGAAGAGTGATGGTGAGGATTCCGTTTTTGTAAGTCGCCTTCGCCTTTTCTGCGTCTACTTCCGTGGGTAAATCAATCGTGCGAGAGAAACTGCCATAACTTCGCTCGCAGAGATAATAATCTTTCTCTTTTACCTCTTTTTCCTTTTTGATTTCACCTTTAATTGTCACCGCATTCTCAGAAACCGTTACCGAGAGATTCTCCTTTTCCATTCCGGGAATTTCTGCCTCAACGATTATATCGTTACCCTTTTCGTACATGTCAACAAGTGGAACGAACTCTTCCGCAATCGCAGGAACTCTCCTTCTCCGGCCGAAAAATTCTTCAAAAGTTCTTCTAATATCTTTTTCTAATTCTTCCAACTCTTTTGATAACGGTGTCCAAGGTCTTAACCAGTGTCTCATCTTTCACCTCCTTTTTGTTTCCAATTTATTAGATACCTAATTATTTAAAAAGTTTCTAAAAAATCAATATATTAATTGACATTTTTAATATGATTATTGTATAATTATTTATGAGAGCCTGGTTAATAACTGAAATAACTGATTTAGAAAAAGATGATAGACCATTAAAATTAGCCGAATTAAAAAAACCCCAAATAAAAGAAAATGAAATTTTAATCAAAGTAAAAGCCTGTGCTGTTTGTCATACGGAAATTGATGAAATAGAAGGCAGGGCATTACCTTCTTTCTTTCCAATTGTTCCTGGTCATCAAGTTGTTGGTGAGGTAATCAAAATTGGTGAAAAAGTAAAGAAATTCAAAATTGGTGATAGAGTTGGTGCTGGTTGGATATATTCAGCTTGTGGTAAATGTGAATTTTGTGAAAAGGGCTTAGAAAATTTATGTAAAGATTTCAAAGCAACTGGAAGGGATATAAATGGTGGTTATGCCGAATATTTCAAAATTAGTGAAGATTTTGCTTTTAGATTACCCGAAAATTTTACTTATGAAGAGAGTGCTCCTCTTTTTTGTGCCGGTGCCATTGGTTATCGCTCATTAAGATTAACCAATATAGAAGATGGTCAAAACCTTGGCTTAATTGGCTTTGGTGCTTCTAACCATTTAGTTTTAAAAATGGCTTTATATCTTTATCCCAACATAAAAATCTTTGTCTTTTCAAGAACCGAAAAAGAAAGAGAACTTGCTAAACAACTTGGTGCTTATTGGGCAGGTGATATTGAAGAGAAACCACCAGAAAAAATTCATTGTGCGATTGATACCACACCTGTTTGGAAACCACCCTTTTTTATTCTACGTCATCTTCTACCAAATGGTAGATTAGTAATCAATGCAATAAGAAAAGAAGAGATTGACAAAGAAGAGATATTAAATATTGATTATCCCCGGGATTTATGGTTAGAAAAAGAAATTAAATCAGTTGCCAATGTCACAAGAAGAGATATTTCTGAATTTTTAAACATTGCTGAAAAGATACCAATAAAACCAGAAATAGAAATCTATCCCTTTGAAAAAGCCAACGAAGCCGTGGTAGATATCAAAAGAAGAAAAATAAAA contains these protein-coding regions:
- a CDS encoding zinc-dependent alcohol dehydrogenase family protein, with the translated sequence MRAWLITEITDLEKDDRPLKLAELKKPQIKENEILIKVKACAVCHTEIDEIEGRALPSFFPIVPGHQVVGEVIKIGEKVKKFKIGDRVGAGWIYSACGKCEFCEKGLENLCKDFKATGRDINGGYAEYFKISEDFAFRLPENFTYEESAPLFCAGAIGYRSLRLTNIEDGQNLGLIGFGASNHLVLKMALYLYPNIKIFVFSRTEKERELAKQLGAYWAGDIEEKPPEKIHCAIDTTPVWKPPFFILRHLLPNGRLVINAIRKEEIDKEEILNIDYPRDLWLEKEIKSVANVTRRDISEFLNIAEKIPIKPEIEIYPFEKANEAVVDIKRRKIKGAKVLKME
- a CDS encoding Hsp20/alpha crystallin family protein, encoding MRHWLRPWTPLSKELEELEKDIRRTFEEFFGRRRRVPAIAEEFVPLVDMYEKGNDIIVEAEIPGMEKENLSVTVSENAVTIKGEIKKEKEVKEKDYYLCERSYGSFSRTIDLPTEVDAEKAKATYKNGILTITLPKKQPEKKLETEIKIE